In the Arachis stenosperma cultivar V10309 chromosome 8, arast.V10309.gnm1.PFL2, whole genome shotgun sequence genome, CTGGGCAAAATCTCCAATGGCACATTCTTGGCATAGTACATATCCATTTAACTGCAAATGGAGAAAGGCATGAATTTCAACACATTTAAATTATcagattgaaaaaaaataaaataaatttatgtaatttaaattttacaCCACTAGTGATCAAGAGGACTAATTTTCTTAGTCATTATTCAGCATGGCAAGTCACAAAAAAGTGATCAGCACTCAATAAGGATACTTGAACTTTAGGCTCTCCACATACTTCCCAACTTCATAAATCATACACTCATAAGTCAACCCCTGCATACTTCACATGCGCGCATTAGACTCTTATATCATAATTATGCTAGACACTAGGTTGTTGAATTCATGCGTAGTGCTATCTGCTAAGCATATTCGATATTTTATTATCTGTTGCtaatatttgaataattttattcaGGCTTAGATATGTACAAATTAACAGTTCTCATCAATGATTACGTGATTTGAGAATCAATTATGAGAATTGTGAAAACAAGTGGCACCCAAAATCTTCCACAAATGCAAAATTGGCTTTATATGTATTAAGCAATTTCAACCTAAAAGTTGTGATTTGTGAACATTTGACATTTCAACTATTTGTTATACAAGAATAACTAAccaaaaattgatttgaataaataaaaacagaaaatatatTGCACAATTGAAGAGGTTTCTTGTTGTCAGATGTGAGTTAACCCCTGAGAATTATGCAAATCATTATTGGAGGTGAAATTAGGGCATGCATACCTTGCCTCGCATTTTGTGGCAAGAAATAGGAATGAAGAAGAGGTGAGCTTGAATAGAATCGGCAGTGAAGAAGAGGTGAGCTTGAAAACAGaaatgaatgaaaaaatatctcagcagaaaaagaaaaactcaactaaaaaatatactacatgaattaatgcaagctAATAAGGCGAGAGTAGGAACGCGAGCAAAACAAGGCGAAGAGAAGAACCTGACTAACACGAAGAACCGCGAGTAGAAAGGAACATGAAGAGAGCACAACAAGGGGAATAGTGACAAAAAgaacaaattaattataattaaaataaacaatttATGAAGCAAGGCTTAATTTCAATTTGCTCAACAAAACAACTGAGTAAGAAATACCTAGTGATAGAAAGACCAAATTTGACACAGCTCTTTAGCATACATACAACAAAACCTAAACACAAAAAGAAAGCACTAAAAATTTACAAAACACAACTCCTATTTAGTTTCTggttttctctttttgttttaacCTTTAGTTTCTTTTAGTGTTTCAGAAGCTTCAAAGGCCAATAAGTATGCGAGCTTGAACTATGTTTGGTACTAATGAGCATGACAGTGATGCAACTCCTTGTTATTCCTAAAATAATGCAGAGGTTTTCtagaataaaaattatatacaaaataaaatacctGGAAGATTACCATCTGCACTGCCTCCTTATTCCATTTTGATAATGGCTTGCTGCAACTCTACCTTCCTTTCCTAATATgcataaaaaatagttaaacgATGCAGTGAAATGTCATATTTGCAGAGAAATATGGACAAGGCATGTCAATTAACCCTATCTTTTACTATTTGCCAAATAATAATGCAGATTTCTAATTAGCTGTATATCATGAAATTTAGCTTCTTCAACAATAAATTTGGATGTTATTTCTACTTCAATGTTGGTACTTTTCCTCATATTTCTTGCTTAACAACTCTGACTGCAAAATAGTAGCAATTGATAGTTTATTCTTCCAATATcttaaacttaaaattaaatcaCATATTTAAAGACAAAGGGAACATTTATGAAGAGGCCTACTCCTTGTAAGTTCCCATCACTTCCAATTCTAAATCCTTGGTATCCCTGGCAGCCACAACACTGTCCCCGGCGGCCACGAACACGGCTGTGCAACTCAAAACAGAACCAGAAAGAGTGGCAGCAGCCTCCAACAACTCTGGTGAGCTTCCTCAACGACAGTGGTGGCATGAGCTTCGGCAGTGCTAACCGAGGCTTGACGGCGGCAGGAACGGCGGCGGTCGAAGCTCAGCAGCAACGGAGACCAGGCGCGGCGGCGACTCCACACGCGACGGTGACAACGACGGCTTCACCTCCTCCGCACGCGCTCTTTCTTCTCCGTCCATGGCTATGGTTCGCGCGCCCTTCCGTTCGCAGTTCTGTTTCCGACGCAGCTCAAGGACGATCGGCGGCGACGACCAGATCTCCAGCAACAGCAAGAGGATGCACGACGGTGCCTTCTCCTTCCCAGTCCTAGCTTGCGCTCGTCACTCTCTCCCATGGCTCCCTCCGCGAACGCTCTTTCTCTCTCCACGGTTCGACAACGACGCGACGGCGGCGGTGAGGCCCAGCGCGCCGGCGCGGTCTTCTTCTCTGCTCTCCTCTGCTTTCCCCAGATCTCTCTCTCTCCGGTGATGGTGGTGCGGCGGCAAGACGCAGCACGGTCCCTCCTCCCTTCTCCCTCGGACTccccctttcttctttcttcgttTCTAATTGTTGGAGTTAGGGTTTTTAATTGAAAATAGGGCAAGTTAGGGTTTCTAATTCTTAAAAACATATGCAATTTTGTTTTGAACTCTAAGGATTTGAATCAGTAAGTGTTAAgttaaaagaaggaaaaagtattttttgttaaaatatttgCAGAAAAGgttaaaattttagagaaaaaattttaatttatttttggcaACATTTATAATGAGaagtttattaaaaatttaaaaataacactTATAAAatgtaatatataaatattgcAAATGTTGCTTCTTTAATTTACAAAAGCAACACTTTTTATTTGTACTTTTAATTGATCAAAAGGAACATTTATGGTCAGTTGTTAAAAAAGAGTTGCAAtaactttatttttatgtaacAAATATTGAATGTTGTCTTTAATTAGTTTAGATAACACTTTTTTAGTGTTGTTTGCAATATATGTTGCAATAGCTAAGAACTGTTGTAGTGACATGATTCGAACTCAAAATGCAAGTAATTCGAAACAACTTGCtttgaaaaacatttaaaaggaattgcatgtaattcgaatcaatatggTTCGAATTATGCATTGTTAAATCAAATCTAGTTGATTCGAACTACTAGGAAAAACGACCTAAACAGAATTCGAATTAGGTCGATTCGAATTACTAAGAAACAAGAAGCAAACTTTAATTCGAGTTGACTTGATtcaaattatgtatatatagtGCGAATTAGGATATTTCAAATTAGTGTGTTCCATACCTGTATATATATGTGATGAACGTGAGTTGCTCTCATTATTGAGGGGTCATATGGCTGGTGAGGACAGTTTTATAGTGTTGGTACACCACAGAGGATCGATTAAGAGGAAAACTCGTTCCGGTGTCAAGTTCACCgataaggatcctctttgtATTATCGTGAGTTCTACGACGAGCTATGATGACCTTGCTAGGTCTGTACTGTTGAAACTTGGTCTGGATGGTGTGAAAAGGGTTAAGAAGTTTTTCTATCGCATTCCAATATCGGTGCTCCAAGATAGCGTGAAGTATGATTGTTTCACGATCGGGAGTGATGAGGACTTGCAGGTCATGTTTCTTTGTTGCTGGTAGTTTTCTGAAGTGAGGACACCGGAGCTGTTGGCAAAGCTGGTTGATGTGGTGTCCAGCTCGGGGGGTTCGAACCGGAATACCAACACTTTAGCGACGGTTGCCGGTTCTAGCTCAAGACCTGCCGTTACATCTTCCTCAGTCCCTGCGTACGAGCCACCCGCCCCGCCTATCGCCTCCCATTCGTTCGCTGTTGATCTCAACGGCAGTGTTGGCGACGAGGTTGGAACAGCGAAACTTCTACCTACCTCTATACAGTGTGCTACACCGGCTGGGGCTGGAGATGGATTGTTTGATGATCTAGAGGACGATGATGTGGAGCCGGATATGATTGCTGATGACAGTGGGGATGATATTGCAGTGATGAGCCTACCGGTGCGGGTGGTGGTTCTAGCTCTGGCACACAGCAGTACCCTCctcatttttcatctttggacctGGATGCCATGAGGCAGGCGGGGGTACCTGGGGAGCCTGCTGGATTTGGCGCTAGAGATGCAGAAGGGTCAGCTGGTATGACAGAGTTCCAGGTTGGTCATCAATTTCAGGATAAGGACGATGCCCTGTTAAGTGTGAAGACTTACAGCATCCGCCGAGGTGTACAGTACAAGGTAGTGGAGTCTGATTATCGCCGTTATGTTGGCAAGTATTCTGAGTTCGGGAATGGGTGCACATGGTTGATTAGGCTGAGTCTCCGGCAGCGTAAGGGCATTTGGGAGGTCAAACGGTACAATGGACCGCATACTTGTCTGGCCAGCTCTATCTCCAGCGATCACAGGAGTTTGAATTATCATGTGATATCGGCATTCATTATGCCAATGGTTAGAGCCGATGCATCTGTCAGCATCAAGGTGCTCCTAAATGCGACTGCCTCACACTATGGGTTTAGGCCTACCTACAGGAGGGTCTGGAAAGCAGAAGGCTGTGGCTGTCATTTATGGTGACTGAGATGAGTCTTACAACGAGCTCCCAATGTGGGTGTTAGGAGTGCAGGTGACCATGCCTGGTTCTATTGCAGTTCTTCAGACTAGCCCTGTTCGAGTTGGGGGACAGCTGGACGAATCTCAGGCGTATTTTCACAGACTGTTCTGGACTTTTCCACCGTGCATTGAGACATTTCGTCATTGCAAGCCGTTGGTGAGTATTGATGGGACCCATCTATATGGCAAGTATGGGGGTACTTTACTTGTTGCGATTGCACAGGACGGGAACTCCAACATACTCCCTGTTGCATTCGTACTAGTCGAGGGTGAGAATGCTGAATCCTGATCATTCTTTCTCTCCCACCTCCATCAGCACGTTACACCACAGCCGGGTCTGCTCGTTATTTCTAACAGGCATAACGGCATCAAGGCCGCACTAGAGGCTCCCGACGGGGGCTGGCTACCTCCAGCTGCGTACCGGACTTTCTGCATTCGACACGTAGCAGCAAATTTTGCCCTAACTTTCAAGGGTAAAGACGCAAGGAGGCTTCTCGTGAACACCACATATGCTAAGACCGAGGTCGAGTTCGATTATTGGTTTGATATTCTTCGCTCGGAAGATCCGGCAATGTGTGATTGGGCAAACCAAATTGAGTATTCATTGTGGATACAGTATTGCGATGAGGGCCGGAGATTCGGTCACATGACGATGAATATCTCTGAGTGTGTGAATTCAATCCTCAAGGGTGTGAGGAACCTTCCTGTATGCTCGTTGGTGAAAGCAACGTATGGTCGATTAGCCAAACTTTTTATACGCAAGGGGAGAGAGGCCGAGGCCCAGCTGGGTACCAGACAACAATTCAGTCAACACCTAGTTAAATGTATCGAGGCCAATTTGAAGACGGCAAGGTGCTTTACAGTTACTTTGTACGACAGGGATAACTCTGAGTATACGGTCGCAGAGACCACTCCTACTGGTTCTTTCTCCTTGGGTAGCTACAGGGTCTCACTTGGATCTCAGACATGTGATTGCGGATACTTTCAGGCACTTCATTTCCCTTGTCCGCACGCACTAGCATGCTGTGCCTACTCACGTGGTCCGCACGTGACTCACAGTGAAAATGCCAGTGCTGCAGATGGTGCGGGAACCAACGATCACCCCCTCTACCGTCCTTCGACATCAAGAAGTCGATGTTCAGGGCGGGACGGGGACAAGCCTGTACGCTTCCAAACTGAGGTAACACTCTATCAACCTGGTGCCACTCAACCACCGCAAAATATATCAGCGATGTGACAGAACGCCATAAGGCTGTATGACGAGGCTCCAACACCTCCAGATGGATAACCTGGACGACGTCGGGTGTGCTATATGGCATCCATATAAACTGAAAAAGGCATCTCAAATACATTAGAAGAGAAATTTAGCTATAACTAAACTTACATTGACTCGGCAAAGGTTTTTTGCATACTCACATCCTTAGGATGTAACATGTCGATCCTCAGCCGAGTCATCTGCACCCGAGGTCCCTTCTCGCTAACGCCAGGATTGTAACCTGACCACCTACAAAGGCCGTTAAGATACGAAGTCAGTCATTAATGTCACGAACTAGTATAACATTACAGGCGAGAATTTAAATTCATAGAATAAGTAAACATAATATAATGACATAGTCGTACCTGGATGCCAGGGGCCAGCTAAACGAATCAAACCCATCAGGCCGAAATCTAGGAAACCGCCAAAAGATCCAAGACTGAAGTAACTGTAATGGCCCAGCTAACTTCACGACATGTCTGTTGGCCACTCGGCACATACACCGGTACAACCATGCAAGCGCCGCTGACTCCC is a window encoding:
- the LOC130945564 gene encoding uncharacterized protein LOC130945564 codes for the protein MPGSIAVLQTSPVRVGGQLDESQAYFHRLFWTFPPCIETFRHCKPLVSIDGTHLYGKYGGTLLVAIAQDGNSNILPVAFHVTPQPGLLVISNRHNGIKAALEAPDGGWLPPAAYRTFCIRHVAANFALTFKGKDARRLLVNTTYAKTEVEFDYWFDILRSEDPAMCDWANQIEYSLWIQYCDEGRRFGHMTMNISECVNSILKGVRNLPVCSLVKATYGRLAKLFIRKGREAEAQLGTRQQFSQHLVKCIEANLKTARCFTVTLYDRDNSEYTVAETTPTGSFSLGSYRVSLGSQTCDCGYFQALHFPCPHALACCAYSRGPHVTHSENASAADGAGTNDHPLYRPSTSRSRCSGRDGDKPVRFQTEVTLYQPGATQPPQNISAM
- the LOC130945565 gene encoding protein MAIN-LIKE 1-like; protein product: MPFGKCNITLQDAYQLGLPVDGHYVSGCLTDFYETFGECPEGADEATVRRFFRAYIMMLLGTQLLADKSGNRIHIRWLPYVARLEEMGGYIWESAALAWLYRCMCRVANRHVVKLAGPLQLLQSWIFWRFPRFRPDGFDSFSWPLASRWSGYNPGVSEKGPRVQMTRLRIDMLHPKDVSMQKTFAESM